The Oscillospiraceae bacterium genome contains a region encoding:
- a CDS encoding ABC transporter permease, producing MATTGLYSQHVNNKKARYLRNTLLVAFLLLLAVACLFPLFYMIANSFGPAVEAAGSSRSILPSSWSLDSYKAFFDFSKYSSRWLWNSLVVAVFQVIGNVLFASMAGYAFAKLNFKGKNVLFYLIMVGMMIPYQVTQVPLYILIVNNFKMSNTYMALILPGLVTTYSIFLTKQFFSSIPTALIESAKLDGCTQMGIFCRIILPLSKTILAVLAITTFLSSWNNFFWPFLATSKEAMYTIQVGLKQFKFANTTLFGPMMAGATISAMPMFVLFFCLQKYFLEGVTVGAVKG from the coding sequence ATGGCAACCACCGGTTTGTATTCCCAGCATGTGAACAACAAAAAGGCGCGATATCTGCGAAACACCCTTTTGGTCGCCTTTTTGCTGCTTTTGGCCGTAGCCTGCCTATTTCCGCTGTTTTATATGATCGCCAACTCCTTTGGCCCCGCGGTGGAGGCGGCCGGTTCCTCGCGCAGCATCCTGCCCTCCTCCTGGAGCCTGGACTCTTATAAAGCCTTTTTCGATTTCAGCAAATACAGCAGCAGGTGGCTTTGGAACAGCCTTGTGGTGGCTGTGTTCCAGGTGATTGGCAACGTGCTGTTTGCCAGCATGGCGGGCTACGCCTTTGCCAAGCTGAATTTTAAAGGCAAAAACGTGTTGTTCTACCTGATCATGGTGGGCATGATGATCCCTTACCAGGTCACCCAGGTGCCCCTTTACATTTTGATCGTGAACAACTTCAAAATGTCGAATACCTACATGGCCCTGATTCTGCCGGGCCTGGTTACCACCTACAGCATCTTTTTGACCAAGCAGTTCTTCAGCAGCATCCCCACCGCCCTGATCGAGAGTGCCAAGCTGGACGGCTGCACACAGATGGGGATCTTCTGCCGCATCATCCTGCCCCTTTCCAAAACCATTCTGGCGGTGCTGGCAATCACCACCTTTTTGAGCAGCTGGAACAATTTCTTCTGGCCCTTCCTGGCCACCTCCAAGGAGGCCATGTACACCATCCAGGTGGGCCTCAAGCAGTTCAAATTTGCCAATACCACCCTGTTTGGCCCCATGATGGCGGGCGCGACCATCAGCGCCATGCCGATGTTCGTTTTGTTTTTCTGCCTGCAAAAGTACTTTTTGGAAGGCGTTACCGTGGGCGCGGTTAAGGGCTGA
- a CDS encoding acetylneuraminate ABC transporter permease: MKYKGSGAGAPTKQRPVSCNGAGGTALRRRRRFFTNDDLWGYLFIAVALVFFVMFTIYPLFSALKTSLENYKPFGSDFVGLENYATTFQNELFWKSMKNTLVYTAVVVPVSLLLSFAVAIMFMPFGKKLQSVFKAMYYLPAVASGIALSVVWLWIYDASPTGLFNQLLTVFHLPTQNWLGSSKTSMLSLIIMALLSGQGQNIIIYTAALLGIDNTYFEAAELDGASFMQKVRFIVFPLVKPTTLFLLVTGVIGSFQVFMNAYMMTGGGPDNNTTMIGLLIFNNAFKYNKYGLACAQAVILTIIIAAISFFQFKVAGSDVEY; this comes from the coding sequence ATGAAATATAAGGGTTCGGGCGCGGGGGCTCCCACAAAACAACGCCCGGTGAGCTGCAACGGGGCCGGCGGGACCGCACTGCGCCGCAGGCGGCGCTTTTTCACAAACGACGATCTGTGGGGGTACCTGTTCATTGCGGTGGCCCTGGTGTTCTTTGTGATGTTTACGATCTATCCGCTGTTTTCGGCGCTGAAGACCAGCCTGGAAAATTACAAGCCCTTCGGCTCGGATTTTGTGGGGCTGGAAAATTATGCAACCACCTTTCAGAACGAGCTGTTCTGGAAATCCATGAAGAACACCCTGGTTTACACCGCGGTGGTGGTGCCTGTTTCGCTGCTGCTCTCGTTTGCGGTGGCAATTATGTTTATGCCCTTTGGTAAAAAGCTGCAGTCGGTGTTCAAGGCCATGTACTACCTGCCGGCGGTGGCCTCGGGGATCGCGCTGAGCGTGGTGTGGCTGTGGATCTACGACGCTTCGCCCACGGGCCTGTTCAACCAGCTGCTCACCGTGTTCCACCTGCCCACCCAGAACTGGCTGGGTTCCAGCAAGACCTCGATGCTCTCGCTCATCATTATGGCGCTGCTTAGCGGCCAGGGGCAGAACATCATTATTTATACCGCGGCCCTTTTGGGCATTGACAACACCTATTTTGAAGCCGCCGAGCTGGACGGCGCCAGCTTTATGCAGAAGGTGCGGTTCATCGTGTTCCCGCTGGTCAAGCCCACCACCCTGTTTTTGCTGGTCACCGGCGTGATCGGTTCCTTCCAGGTGTTCATGAACGCCTACATGATGACCGGCGGCGGGCCGGACAACAACACCACCATGATCGGCCTGCTGATTTTCAACAACGCCTTCAAATACAACAAGTACGGCCTGGCCTGTGCCCAGGCGGTGATCCTGACCATCATCATTGCGGCCATATCGTTCTTCCAGTTCAAAGTAGCTGGTTCGGACGTTGAATATTAA